A part of Bacteroidales bacterium genomic DNA contains:
- a CDS encoding S9 family peptidase, translating into MKIIRYLSILILFYPLISFPQKKLTIEDASGMNRALYPTTLRNLQWLGSSDRFTYLENNAILIRKATSTISDTLMRFSEFNKILKKSGIDTLARIPSISWLDESSFTFTGKSSVYLLNYKNQTVSSVNKYPEEAKNIDSNPDGKLIAYTLKNNLFIASSGKLIQITNDENPGFVNGQIVSRNEFGINKGTFWSPSGKYLAYYRKDETMVTDYPLVNIDSRVATEEKIKYPMAGMASEQVNLVIYNIADGSYMTVKTGEPAEQYLTSVTWGPDEKDIYIGILNRGQNHLKLNRYDVMSGNLEQTLFEEKNDKYVEPEHPLFFLKSDPGQFIWFSERDGYQHLYLYDTKGSLIRQLTQGPWVVTSLLGTDPKGNKAFFLSTKNSPLNEDIFSVDLKSGKIQYLSLNTGVHSPVLSLNGKYLLDIFSDTLECREYAVIDNKRRVLQVISRSENPLHDYMQCKMQIFKLRSGDNTDLYSQMIFPPDFRPENKYPVIVYVYGGPHAQLVNNTWLGGSGLFNYYLAQQGYIIFTLDNRGSANRGLEFEQAVFRNLGTLEVSDQMVGINYLKNLPYVDPDRIGVQGWSYGGFMTISLMLREPEVFKVGVCGGPVTDWKYYEVMYGERYMDTPEENPDGYKEASLLERAGSLKGDLLVIQGTSDPVVVWQQSLTLMKRFIEEGKMVDYFVYPGHEHGVGGKARVHLNRKIEKYFVDHL; encoded by the coding sequence ATGAAGATAATCAGGTATTTATCAATATTGATCCTTTTTTACCCGCTTATTTCTTTCCCGCAAAAAAAACTCACCATCGAGGATGCAAGCGGAATGAACAGGGCCCTTTATCCCACCACCCTGCGAAACCTCCAATGGCTGGGCTCAAGTGACCGGTTCACATATCTTGAGAATAACGCTATTCTGATCAGAAAGGCAACAAGCACTATTTCTGATACGCTTATGCGGTTCAGCGAATTCAACAAGATCCTGAAAAAATCAGGCATCGACACACTTGCAAGAATACCTTCCATCAGCTGGCTCGACGAGTCTTCATTTACTTTTACCGGGAAAAGCAGCGTTTACCTTTTAAACTATAAAAATCAAACGGTCTCGTCAGTCAATAAGTATCCTGAAGAGGCAAAGAATATCGATTCAAATCCGGATGGGAAGTTGATTGCTTATACGCTGAAAAATAATCTTTTCATTGCTTCGTCAGGTAAGCTGATCCAAATCACGAATGATGAAAATCCCGGTTTCGTGAACGGCCAGATTGTCAGCCGGAATGAGTTCGGCATTAATAAAGGCACCTTCTGGTCACCATCCGGGAAATACCTTGCTTATTACAGGAAAGATGAAACCATGGTGACTGATTACCCGCTGGTCAATATCGATAGCCGGGTGGCAACTGAAGAAAAGATTAAATACCCGATGGCCGGGATGGCCAGCGAACAGGTCAACTTAGTGATCTATAATATCGCAGATGGAAGTTATATGACAGTCAAAACCGGCGAGCCGGCCGAACAGTACCTGACTTCGGTAACCTGGGGCCCTGATGAAAAAGATATCTACATCGGTATCCTGAACAGGGGGCAAAACCATTTGAAATTAAACCGTTATGATGTGATGTCAGGTAATCTGGAGCAAACTCTTTTTGAAGAAAAGAATGATAAATATGTAGAGCCTGAACATCCTTTATTCTTCCTTAAATCTGATCCCGGACAGTTCATCTGGTTCAGTGAGCGCGACGGGTACCAGCATTTATACTTGTATGATACCAAAGGCAGCCTGATCAGGCAATTAACCCAAGGGCCCTGGGTGGTCACCAGCCTCCTTGGAACAGATCCAAAAGGGAACAAAGCCTTCTTTCTTTCCACAAAAAACAGCCCGCTCAATGAAGATATCTTTTCGGTCGATCTGAAATCAGGCAAAATACAGTATCTTTCACTGAATACCGGGGTTCACAGCCCGGTTTTGAGCCTAAATGGCAAGTATCTCCTTGATATATTCAGCGATACGCTCGAATGCCGCGAGTATGCAGTCATCGACAATAAAAGAAGGGTTTTGCAGGTCATCAGTCGCAGCGAAAATCCTCTTCATGACTATATGCAATGTAAAATGCAAATTTTTAAGTTACGCTCCGGCGACAACACCGATCTTTATTCCCAGATGATCTTTCCGCCGGATTTCCGGCCGGAAAACAAATACCCCGTCATCGTTTATGTCTACGGTGGTCCTCATGCCCAATTGGTCAATAACACATGGCTGGGTGGGTCCGGCCTGTTCAATTATTACCTGGCCCAGCAGGGTTATATCATCTTTACCCTCGATAACCGTGGTTCAGCGAACCGCGGACTTGAATTTGAGCAAGCCGTTTTCAGGAACCTTGGAACCCTTGAAGTCAGCGACCAGATGGTTGGCATCAACTATTTGAAGAACCTGCCTTATGTCGATCCGGATCGAATTGGCGTCCAGGGATGGAGCTATGGTGGTTTTATGACGATTTCCCTAATGCTCAGGGAGCCTGAGGTTTTCAAAGTGGGTGTTTGCGGCGGGCCCGTCACCGACTGGAAATATTATGAGGTCATGTATGGTGAAAGATACATGGATACCCCGGAAGAAAACCCCGACGGGTATAAGGAGGCCAGCCTGCTGGAGCGCGCCGGCAGCTTGAAAGGAGACCTGCTGGTCATTCAAGGAACATCCGACCCGGTAGTCGTCTGGCAACAGTCACTTACCCTGATGAAAAGATTCATCGAAGAAGGCAAAATGGTCGATTATTTCGTGTACCCCGGGCATGAGCATGGAGTTGGCGGGAAAGCCCGGGTCCATCTGAACCGTAAGATTGAGAAGTATTTTGTAGACCATCTCTAA